The following are from one region of the Gloeomargarita lithophora Alchichica-D10 genome:
- a CDS encoding cytochrome ubiquinol oxidase subunit I — MLDAWLDTVTLSRLQFALTAIFHMLWPVLTTGMGIYLVIVEALWLKTRNITYYHHARFWTKLYLLNFGIGVATGLPMAFQFGLNWAPFSEAVGDLFGTLLGFEGTMAFMLEASFLGIMVFGWERVPPLVHFVATICVAIGANLSTFWILSANSWLQTPAGGMFTNGKFIVQDYFQAIGNPFTLNSFLHMFLATLETALFVIGGISAWYLLKKRDTEFFSRSFKLVLVALIAVAPLQIFLGHLSAEQVYHYQPTKLAAMEALWETVPAHTPADWSILALPSNKLEKNTWELKVPGVLSYLLELKSTLDAPIQGLKEWSPNDRPKMVGMVYYSFRIMIAIGTFFAALMGLTVWRWWRGKLAPELINENKWLLLSWLFAGPLGYIAVECGWIVRCVGRQPWIVYGELRTVESASDLPPGVILFSLSGLMLMYAIFFVMTLYFGKKIIQKGPDLTLPVPRMVVPSDSAQHIPDQRPAETGQF; from the coding sequence ATGCTGGATGCCTGGTTGGATACGGTGACTCTCTCGCGGTTACAGTTTGCTTTAACGGCCATTTTTCATATGCTGTGGCCGGTTCTCACCACGGGGATGGGCATTTATTTAGTGATTGTTGAAGCTTTATGGTTAAAAACCCGGAATATTACCTACTATCATCACGCCCGCTTTTGGACGAAATTGTATTTGTTGAATTTTGGGATTGGCGTAGCCACTGGACTGCCCATGGCCTTCCAATTTGGTTTGAATTGGGCACCTTTTTCCGAAGCCGTCGGGGACTTATTTGGGACTTTGCTAGGGTTTGAAGGGACGATGGCTTTTATGTTGGAAGCCAGTTTTTTGGGCATCATGGTTTTTGGTTGGGAACGGGTGCCGCCCTTGGTGCATTTTGTGGCCACTATTTGCGTGGCGATTGGGGCAAATTTATCTACTTTTTGGATTTTGAGTGCCAATTCCTGGTTGCAAACCCCTGCGGGCGGGATGTTTACCAATGGGAAATTTATTGTCCAGGATTATTTCCAAGCGATTGGTAACCCCTTTACGCTAAATAGTTTCCTACATATGTTTTTGGCTACTTTGGAAACGGCTCTGTTTGTGATTGGGGGAATTAGTGCTTGGTATTTGCTGAAGAAACGGGATACGGAGTTTTTTAGCCGCTCGTTTAAGTTGGTTTTGGTTGCCTTGATAGCGGTGGCACCCTTGCAGATTTTCCTAGGTCATTTGAGTGCGGAGCAGGTTTATCATTACCAACCAACGAAATTGGCCGCTATGGAAGCCTTGTGGGAGACGGTTCCGGCGCATACCCCGGCGGATTGGAGTATCTTGGCTTTGCCTAGTAATAAGTTAGAAAAAAATACCTGGGAATTAAAAGTTCCGGGGGTTTTGAGTTATTTGCTGGAGCTAAAATCCACTTTAGATGCCCCGATTCAAGGGTTGAAGGAATGGTCACCCAATGACCGCCCAAAAATGGTGGGTATGGTGTATTATTCTTTCCGAATTATGATTGCCATTGGAACTTTTTTTGCCGCTCTGATGGGTTTAACGGTATGGCGATGGTGGCGAGGCAAATTAGCCCCGGAGTTAATTAATGAAAACAAGTGGTTACTGCTGTCTTGGCTATTCGCTGGACCCCTGGGTTATATCGCTGTAGAATGTGGTTGGATTGTGCGCTGTGTCGGTCGTCAACCCTGGATTGTTTATGGGGAATTACGCACGGTGGAATCCGCATCGGATTTACCGCCGGGGGTGATTTTATTCTCTCTTTCTGGGTTGATGTTGATGTATGCTATTTTCTTTGTGATGACTCTTTATTTTGGCAAGAAAATTATCCAAAAAGGCCCGGATTTAACCCTGCCTGTCCCCCGTATGGTGGTGCCATCGGACTCAGCCCAACACATTCCGGATCAGCGGCCAGCGGAAACGGGTCAATTCTAA
- the cydB gene encoding cytochrome d ubiquinol oxidase subunit II, producing MQPLEPLQHFLPQVWFFILGLFLFLYVLLDGFDLGVGILSLTAQGEKRRSILMTSLGNVWDANETWLVLMGGSLFGAFPLAYATILHALYLPLVLMVVGLILRAVSFEFRENAENKMIWNITFGVGSFLAALGQGFALGTVFEGIKVDELGHFVGGTWDWLTWHSVLVALTLIQGYVLIGSTYLILKTTGELQKNHYRTATIATWTTLVGAIFITVTTPILWDHARDLLFTPPLIYIFALIPLLGLALIVGLFRSLKLQQEAAPLVYTFLIFSLSFIGLGFLIFPKIIPPSVTIYQAAAAPSSLVFMLTFVGFLIPIVLGYNIYNYFVFRGKIVTESH from the coding sequence ATGCAACCCTTAGAACCGCTACAACATTTCCTGCCCCAGGTATGGTTTTTTATCCTGGGTTTGTTCTTGTTTTTGTATGTATTGCTAGATGGATTTGACTTGGGGGTAGGCATTCTTTCTTTGACGGCGCAAGGAGAGAAACGCCGTAGTATTTTGATGACCAGTTTGGGGAATGTGTGGGATGCCAATGAAACCTGGTTGGTACTGATGGGGGGTTCCCTATTTGGGGCGTTTCCCTTGGCCTATGCCACGATTTTGCATGCCTTGTATTTACCGCTGGTGCTGATGGTGGTGGGGTTGATTTTGCGGGCGGTTTCTTTTGAGTTTCGGGAAAATGCCGAGAATAAAATGATTTGGAATATCACTTTTGGGGTCGGGAGTTTTTTAGCAGCCTTGGGGCAAGGGTTTGCGTTGGGAACGGTGTTTGAAGGGATTAAAGTAGATGAATTGGGGCATTTTGTGGGGGGGACGTGGGACTGGCTGACTTGGCATTCGGTGCTGGTGGCGTTGACCCTGATTCAAGGGTATGTATTGATCGGTTCTACCTATTTGATTTTGAAAACGACGGGGGAATTACAAAAGAACCACTACCGCACGGCGACGATTGCCACTTGGACAACCTTGGTGGGAGCTATTTTTATTACGGTAACAACTCCAATTCTCTGGGATCATGCCAGAGATTTATTATTTACACCCCCTTTGATTTACATTTTTGCGTTGATTCCTCTGTTGGGATTGGCTTTGATTGTGGGGTTGTTCAGGAGTCTGAAGTTACAGCAAGAAGCGGCTCCCTTGGTCTATACATTTTTGATTTTCTCCCTGTCGTTTATTGGGTTGGGATTTTTGATTTTTCCTAAAATTATTCCCCCCAGTGTCACCATTTATCAAGCGGCGGCGGCTCCTAGTTCATTGGTGTTTATGCTGACGTTTGTGGGGTTTTTGATCCCGATTGTGTTGGGGTACAACATTTACAATTACTTTGTCTTCCGAGGTAAGATCGTAACGGAATCGCACTAA
- a CDS encoding serine/threonine-protein kinase produces the protein MQETDATFTPTWDVLTESVQSLVVAWEQSVPDLRDFVPDVALALQSLVLVELVKTDLAYRWQKGLGQLLEAYQTQYPELGAELPCDLILHEYYVRTKHDPQVSVEDYYERFPAQKEALTRLLDKTEVVVSTALVTATAPQGSAPPIQVGDEVAGFEVVQELGRGAFAQVFLARQPTMQRWVALKVSPEQGAEPQTLALLDHPHIVRVFDQHLLPERGLRLMYMQCILGGTLAGVIEQVTSVPPEQRAGGLVLAAVDGAMNRVGQAPWGDEWRRRQWAELSWVTVVARWGMQLAGALAYAQQQGVLHRDVKPANILLGADGTPYLADFNISYASPVVGATPAAYFGGSLAYMSPEQLAAANPYDPWQPEQLDGRSDLYALAVVLWEVLYGERPFVETGLAKDWITMLNQRWQQRQQVPPVPPAAAELGMGAQELTWVLQSCLAPERELRPVNGQDLARQLSLCLRPQTFRFLRSQPSPWQRWSLLIFALAALLPHALAGWFNYVCNWREIISHLAGATAAWERLALMVNSIAYPLGLVALLLTVWPTVRAMGQIPPPSERVGIRLRSLGIGQVVAGIGLLEWGLAAVVYPVGLAALVPDFPAQALVQFVLSLALCGLVAAAYPFFFCSSYVLRVVYPRLIPPLPEPAEAARCEQLQRWAGVYLFLAGMVAPGSVGLLVWSGLNDPWLLGVVSGVGLLGFGLAFVLYRGLQEDLQALISVSASLLPGLEQI, from the coding sequence ATGCAGGAAACTGATGCAACTTTTACCCCCACCTGGGATGTACTAACGGAATCGGTACAGTCTCTGGTTGTTGCTTGGGAACAATCGGTGCCGGATTTGCGGGATTTTGTCCCGGATGTCGCCTTGGCGTTGCAGTCGTTGGTGTTGGTGGAGTTGGTGAAAACAGACTTGGCCTACCGGTGGCAAAAGGGGCTGGGGCAGTTGTTGGAGGCGTATCAAACCCAGTACCCGGAGTTGGGAGCGGAACTGCCCTGTGATCTGATCCTCCATGAGTATTATGTTCGTACAAAGCATGACCCCCAGGTGTCCGTGGAGGATTACTATGAGCGATTCCCGGCGCAAAAGGAAGCCCTCACTCGGTTGTTGGATAAAACGGAGGTGGTGGTAAGTACGGCTTTGGTGACGGCTACGGCTCCCCAGGGGTCAGCACCACCGATTCAGGTGGGGGATGAGGTGGCCGGGTTTGAGGTAGTGCAGGAGTTGGGGCGGGGGGCTTTTGCCCAGGTGTTTTTGGCGCGCCAGCCGACCATGCAACGGTGGGTTGCCCTGAAGGTATCGCCGGAGCAGGGGGCGGAACCGCAAACCCTGGCGCTGTTGGATCATCCCCATATTGTGCGGGTGTTTGACCAGCACTTGCTACCGGAGCGGGGTTTACGCCTAATGTATATGCAATGTATTTTGGGGGGCACCTTGGCGGGGGTGATTGAGCAGGTTACCTCTGTGCCCCCAGAGCAACGGGCGGGAGGGTTGGTTTTGGCGGCGGTGGATGGGGCGATGAACCGGGTGGGGCAAGCACCCTGGGGGGATGAGTGGCGGCGGCGGCAATGGGCAGAACTGTCCTGGGTGACGGTGGTGGCGCGCTGGGGGATGCAGTTGGCGGGAGCTTTGGCCTATGCCCAACAGCAGGGGGTACTGCATCGGGATGTGAAACCGGCCAATATTCTCCTGGGAGCCGATGGCACACCCTACCTGGCGGATTTTAATATCAGCTATGCGTCCCCGGTAGTGGGGGCGACCCCGGCGGCCTATTTTGGCGGTAGTTTGGCCTATATGTCGCCGGAGCAGTTGGCGGCGGCCAATCCCTATGACCCCTGGCAACCGGAGCAGTTGGACGGGCGCAGTGATTTGTACGCCCTGGCGGTGGTGTTGTGGGAGGTGTTGTACGGGGAACGGCCTTTTGTGGAAACCGGCTTAGCCAAGGACTGGATCACCATGCTCAACCAACGGTGGCAACAACGGCAACAGGTGCCACCCGTACCCCCGGCGGCGGCAGAATTGGGGATGGGGGCGCAGGAACTCACCTGGGTATTGCAGTCCTGTTTGGCTCCAGAGCGGGAACTCCGGCCTGTGAATGGTCAGGATTTGGCACGGCAGTTGAGTTTATGCCTGCGCCCGCAAACTTTTCGGTTTTTGCGCTCCCAACCCTCCCCCTGGCAACGGTGGTCATTGCTGATTTTTGCTCTGGCGGCCTTGCTTCCCCACGCTTTGGCGGGTTGGTTTAACTATGTGTGCAATTGGCGAGAAATTATTAGCCATTTGGCGGGAGCCACCGCCGCCTGGGAACGATTGGCTCTGATGGTTAATAGCATTGCCTATCCCCTGGGGTTGGTGGCCTTGCTCCTGACCGTGTGGCCGACGGTGCGGGCGATGGGGCAAATCCCCCCCCCATCGGAACGGGTGGGAATCCGCCTGCGGAGTTTGGGGATTGGGCAGGTGGTGGCCGGGATTGGTTTACTGGAATGGGGATTGGCGGCGGTGGTGTATCCCGTGGGTTTGGCGGCTTTGGTGCCGGATTTTCCCGCCCAGGCGCTGGTACAGTTTGTCTTATCCCTGGCGTTGTGTGGGCTGGTGGCGGCGGCCTATCCGTTCTTTTTTTGCAGTAGCTATGTCCTGCGGGTGGTTTATCCCCGGCTGATTCCCCCCCTACCAGAACCGGCGGAAGCGGCTCGCTGTGAACAATTGCAACGCTGGGCGGGGGTGTATCTTTTTTTGGCGGGGATGGTCGCCCCTGGTTCCGTGGGCTTGTTGGTCTGGAGCGGGTTGAATGACCCCTGGTTGCTGGGGGTGGTGAGCGGCGTGGGCTTGCTGGGGTTTGGGCTGGCCTTTGTTCTCTATCGGGGACTCCAGGAGGATTTACAAGCCCTGATTAGTGTCTCGGCATCCTTATTGCCAGGGTTAGAGCAAATTTAG